The Candidatus Melainabacteria bacterium DNA segment AATCGGGCAGGTGTAGCGGGCGTTCGGATGCGCAGCGGGTCGGCCGCAATCCGGAGTCCAATCCTGACCAAGCCAGTCGATCAGATGTGCGGGCTTCTCCTCGGTCATGCCCTCCCACCAGACATCGCCATCATCGGTGAGAGCGACGTTGGTGAAGATGCAATCGCGCGCCAGCGCTTCCATGGCGTTCGGATTCGTGGCGAAGGAGGTGCCAGGCGCCACGCCGAAGAAACCGAACTCCGGATTGACCGCCCACGCTCTCCCGTCTTCGCCCTTGTAGATCCAGGCGATGTCGTCACCAATAGTGGTGACTTTCCAGTCACTGAACTGGGCTGGCGGCTTCAACATAGCCAGATTCGTCTTGCCGCAAGAGCTCGGGAAAGCTGCCGCCACAAAGATCTTCTTGCCCTCCGGCGATTCGAGACCGAGAATGAGCATGTGCTCGGCCAGCCAGCCTTCCTTCCTGGCGATGTTCGAACCAATGCGCAAAGCAAGACACTTCTTTCCGAGTATGGCGTTGCCACCATATCCGGAGCCGACAGACCAGATCTCCCCGGTATCCTTGAAGTGGCATATGTATTTCGTCTCGTTGCACGGCCATGGCACGTCTTCCTGCCCTTCCTCCAGTGGCGCGCCGACCGAGTGCATGCAGGGGATGAACTGCCCATCCGGTCCCAGCTTCTTGAGAATCCTGGCGCCCAAACGGGTCATGGTCCGTTTGGTGACGGCGACATAAGGGCTGTCACTGATCTGAACGCCCAGCTGACAGATCTTTCCCTCGAGGTCGGCCATAGCAAACGGCACAACGAACATTGTTCTCCCCCGCATCGAGCCATCCAGGCGCCCGCAAAGGATAGTCATGGCGTCGTCCGAATCCATCCACTTGTTAGTGGGTCCGACATCGTCAGGATTCTTGCTGCAGATGAAGGTGCGATCCTCCACGCGAGCAACGTCGCTCGGGTCGGAACGAGCGGCGTAGCTGTTCGGCCGCAGCTTCTCGTTGAGTCGAATCAACGTGCCCGTCTCCACCATCTGAGCACAAAGCTCGTCGTATTCGAATTTCGAGCCATCGCAGATCAGAACATTCTTCGGCTGGCAGAGTTGGACAGCCACCCTGATGCGACGAGCAAGCTCCTTGTTGCGCACACGCTCATGAGCCGTAGCGGGGGTCAGATAGCGAAGTTTAGTCATGTCATCATCCTCGTTTAGTTAATCGAATCGTTAGCACCACAGATTCCGCGCACCGGAATCTGTTCAAGTAGTTGCTGCATTCTTTCTACAGGCTCAGGCGCTCAAGCAGACCTCGTGGAAGGAGTCGAAGTTCTTGATGCCCTCGATGAGCCAGTAGGAAAGAATGTCGGCGTCGGTATTGCCACCGTAGTAGTAGAAGATGAGAATCGCAGCCTTAGCCGTAGCTGCGAATTTCCACCCATTCATTTTGATCGTGCTATCAATCCACCACCATGCACTTGCGTCGCCGTAGTAGGTCTTCACGATCTTGCCTTCCAGGTCATTGACAAGCGCCGGGCTTTTCTTGCGGAGAAATTTCTGCAGGCTGCCAAACATGACACTGCAGAAGTTTGTCCACGCCAGACAGAAACCCAGCGCCTGAAAGAACTCAGCCTCGGTCATCGGGCGACCGGGGCTGAGAATCTGCTCGATCAAACGTGCCTGTTTGACCGACGCATCGCTTGGTTCAATGGGGATTTTGGCGAAGCCCATTGTCAGCGAAGCCTGCGACAGAAATGCGCCCGAGAGTTTCTGCCGCACCACACTGGTGTGAATCGGTTCGAATCGGCCGCTCTTCGAGCCGGTCGCAAGCAGCGTATAGACCTCAACGCTTCTGCCGGCGCCAAGATGCGTCGGCACCCCCGGACCCCGCACGAGTTCGGGCTGCACCACGATGGTATGTGCAAGGTTGACCATGCACCGTTCAAACGTCGCCGTGATGTGATGCAGATTAACGAGAGCCTGCATCAATTGTGCACCCGAAGTCAGCGCCTCGAGCCGATCTTCGCATACACAAGTAAGCCGCTGATCGAGATAATCAGCGAGCGCAGTTTGGTCTTCGAGCAGCTTCAACGTTGTTGTAGGCATTACAACTTCCCTTTCTTTGCGCATCCTTGCCTGCGGATTATGCTGGCATTACATATGGTGCAAGCGCGCACTGGAGCGCCCGTAGCTCCAGTACAGTCACTCCTGTGTTGGTGGCGAAAGTGCCGTTTCCGCCATCTACGCTCGACGAAGACTCTTGCCCAACTTGCTGTGCCGGAAGCCATAGGCGAAGTAAATCACCAGACCCACGGGGCAGCTGATCAGGTAAACCTGACGCACCATCGGATTGAGATAGAACACAAGCCCGATGCTGCAGACGATGACGACCGTCGCCGACAGGTAGTCGACCCAGGTTAAGTTGGGCAGGCGCAGCGAACCGGCGCCGACTGCCAGGAAGGCGACCAGCGTGCCCAGCACCATCATCTCCGAAATCTCTCCGAACGGAACGAAGCCCGCGAAGATGGCGCACACAACTCCGGTGACGACGATGCCGAAGTTGAGATTCTCGAACTTGTGGGGAAGAATGCCGTCTTCAGCCATGTTTCGAAAGATGCGCGGTGCACCCTGAATCATGACGAAGACTACATTGAACAGTCCGACCACTGCTCCGAGCGCGATCAGTTTCGCGACCAGATCGTGCCCAGTCGAGATGAGCACTTTAGCAAGGGGTGCCGCCGATTCGCTGCCCGAAAAGAGCGGATTAGCAGCAAGCACGCCATCGCCCGCCGGCACGAAACTCGGAGCCAGACCGGTGAGCACCATGAAGACGAGCAGATAGAGCACCGCCACGCCGAGCACGCAAACGAAGGTGGCGATCTTCGTGTCGCGCAGACTCTTGGACTCGCGAGCAAAAGTGTAGAGCGCGTCGAATCCCACGAAGGGGAAAACGAAGAGCGCCGCACCTTGCATAACGCCGTTCCAACCAACCGGCAAGAAGGGATGCCAGTTGTCGGGATTGATCGAGCTTGCTCCGGCGCCGATGAAAAGAGCAAGCAGAGTCAATTTCAGCCCGACCATGATGGCGTTGATCCAGGCTGGTTTGTGTGTGCCCACTTTGATCAGCAAGAGCGTTATCGTCAGAACGCAACTCACTGCTATCAGGTCGACGCCGAATCGACCGTCTTTGGACCACCCGCAAAGAAACTCCGGCAAGCCGAAGTTGACGGCGGTGCGCAGGTATTCGCTGAAGCCTATCGCCACTGCTGCTGTGCCCATGAAATATTCGATGAACAAGCCCCAGCCAACGACCCAGGCAGCCAGCTCACCCAGCGTGTGGTAAGTGTAGCTGTAGGCAGACACGCCGTGCGGAACGACGGCAGAGAATCGCTCATAGCGATTCCCAATAGCGCAGAAGTAGATGCTCGTGACGGCAATCGAAATTGCGCCGGCTGGTCCTGCCAGCGAAGCGATACGTCCGGGCATGACGAAGATGCCTGCACCGATGGTGGCACCGATGCCCAGAAGAGCGAGCATGAGCCAGCCGAGATGACGGTGAGACTCGCCTCTGCCATGACTCACATCATTGGGCAGAGTGGCCGTGAGGCGCGCTATTACGTCGGTCATATGTTCTCCAGAGTTTGACGATGCTTGATGCACCGAGTTTGACCAGTGCAGTGCCGAACAAGCACCACATCTGGTATCGAACAGTTGTTGTTTGAGAGGCGCAGTCAACCCGCGCCCCTCCTTGTTCGGGGAGCGCAGTCAACCCGCGCTCCTATTTGTTCAGAGAGCGCAGATAATCCGCGCCCGCTCTCTACTCAAGCGCCCTGGTTATGGCCGGACTAACGTCCTCGCCGCGACGGACCGGGGCGAAGGCGCGGAGCGCCACGAGATCTGGTGCCACTGCCGTTGGTGCCGCCGTGCTTGCCTGACTTGGAGCCAGCCGACTTCGAACCAGACGACCTGGTTCTGGGCGGCTTCTTCCCCGGCGACTTCGTCTCCGGCTTCGGCTCGGTCGCCCCGGGTCCTGACGACCTGGGCGCCGGCTTGGTGCGCTCACCCGGGCATTTGCCATCGTTTGTCTCGCACGACTCGTCGCAGTCAACCTTGACGTGTCCGCAGACAGGCTGCAGATCTTCGGGCTGAATGTCATAGATGCCGTGATTGCGCTTTTGCTCCTCCCAGGGGTCGAGCAACTCGGCCATCATGCTCTCGGCAGCACGATTGACCAGAGCGAGAGCTTCTTCCGGATCCATGCCTTCCGCCACCAGCTCGAAGAAAGCGATAGTCGCCGCCGACGTGATGTGGTGGAAGAAGTAGTGGTGCTCGCTGTCGGGAAGCTTGCCGATTCCCTGCTTGAGCAGCTCCTTGAGCGGGTTTACCTTCCGTTCCATCATGACGGGAGTCAGACAGACCAGCTTCTTCAGAGACAACCCATTCAAGCACTTGGCCGGAGTGTTGAGCAGGTGGGGCACGAGAAGCTTGCAAACCGCAGCGTAATCGGCCACAGTCACGCTCACCAGCGGAAGTTCAGGCTCCTTCACGCGGGCCAGGTTCCTGCTGCCATTGCCGTCCCGGGGGTTCGACTTCGACTTGCCCCTGGAACCGCCTTTGCGTTTGCTTCTGCCACGGCGATCTGCCATCGCCTGTTCGCCGGATTCATCATGCTCCTCGTCTTCACCGCCATCGTCTGATTGTGAACCGTGCCAGACCACGGTTTTGGGACGGGGAGTACCAGACTCCTTGGCCACCATGTCTCGCAACCATTTCGCGGTATCGCGAAAGTCAGTCTCGATTGCGGTCTCGGCCTGCCACTCGCCGGCGCGCACAATGTCCTGAGGATGCGGCTCCAGAACAATGGTAGCGGTGCCGTCCGGGCCGGCTATCAGACGATATGAGGAAGCGTTCCCCATAATGTGATCGACCTTGGTCATGTCGCCCAGCGCCATCGCCGTCATCGCTCCGATGAAGTAAGCATAAGCAGGAGCAAACGCCGGTGAGCCGCCGATCAAACTGCCGAACAGATCGGCGAGCAGTTCGTGCAGCTGATTGAGAAACACCTTCTTGAGCAGCTCGACAGTCGGCACTTTCTGGCCGCCGAGATTCGTAAACTCAGACGAAAGTTTGAGTTTGCCGCTCTTGTAAGCGCCGTCGATAAGCGCCCGCACCATGCCACCGAATTCAGGCGCAAAGCCTGGAACGCAGCCGACGACGAGATGACCGACCTCGTGGTCGTAAGGCTTGTCGGAGGTGCCCAGAGTGTTGAGGAAGTTGGTCTGCACGAAAGCGATATGACCGCCCCGCGGACCAACCGCTCCTGTTGCCGGAATCACAGCCGGTCCGGAATCAAACGGTCCGATCAGAACCGGAATGATCACGTCTCCGACAGTGACTTTGATCGTCGGAATCTGCTGCTTGACCGGACCGTCAACGGCGTCCAACTTAAGGTTGCCGGTGAGAACCAGGAAGAGCTTTTGCTCGAGCATGGCGCGGATGATCTTGAGCCGGGGCTGCAGAGCCGGATTCATCCACTGCCTGAAGCCCGTCGTCCACAGCTGGATGGTCGACAGAATCGGCTTGAGCTGGTTGGTGATAAGCTGAACCGCCGCCACGAAAACCTGACCGGTAGTCGCATCGGGGAACTTCTTATAGATGGACTGCATGACTGCCTGCAGCCAGTCGGGAACCTTTGTCTGCAGCTTCAAGATCTGGTCTCGAAGACTGTCACAGATCTCGCCGGTCTCAGACGGCAGCTGCGGCTTATCGCGCGTGACGATGACGAGATCAGGGTCGAACCATTCATGCACGACGGAGACAAACATGTCTCGCGTCAGAGCATTGGCCATCGCCTGGGCGCCACGGCGAAAGGGCGATGGTTCATCGCTCGAGATTGCGGCCGGCACGAGAGCCAGGCGCTCCGGTATCGGCATGTGCAGACCCGGCACCGGCCGTAGTGCGCGCAGAACGGCCCGATTCAAGTCGTTCTGCGGCACCAGCGCGAAGTCAGAGTCATTGATAAGCTTCCGGCAGTTGGCCAGCAGCGTCCGCCTGCGGGGAAACAGGTAGTTCTTTCGTCCACCGCCCAGGAAGAATTTTTCCTTCCCGTAAAGCGCCCGATGAATCGAGCAACCAGCAGATGGATGATTGAAGTCGGGTTCCGCAAAGAAAAAGCGCGGAATCGCAGTGGAGGTTTTGGTTCCTTTACGCATGCACAGATCCTTTCTTGTTTTTCATGCGTTATGGCACCACCGTCAGTGGTGCCACAAATAAACCACCATGGAGCGCACGCGTCCCGCGTGCATCAACATGGAGCGCACGCGTCTCGCGTGCACCTCTTCTTAGAGCAGCAAGCTATGATGCCGGGCGATTCTTACGAATCGTCCGGTACCTTCTGTCAATCGGATAACAAGCCGCTAAGCCACGACTGTCTCACTGGAGATATACGGGATCCTGCTGTTCAAGCGGCATACCGTCGACCGCCGCACGCTCCCGAACCTTTCTCTCGAACCCCTCTATGCGAGCGCGACTCTGCTTTTGAGTGGCGTCAAACCGCAGCAGCTGCTGCTTATTGAGCGCATAAATTTCTTCCCGAGCCGAATTCACCATGGCGGTGAGATCGCCGAGAACTTCTTTGTCGACAACAAGTCCTGTCACATTCGACTTCTGCCCACCAGGAAAGAACTCGAAGTTGGTGACGTGCAGGCTGAAGCCGTATGGAATGTCCACACCAGACTGACCTTCACTTTTGCCGCGACTGCCGAGTCCATGCAAGCGAGCACGGTGATTGCTCTGCATGACACCGGCAAGCCATTCGCTACCGCTTGCACTGGAGCCGTTGATGATAATAACGAACGGCAGGTTCGAGGGAAGCAGAAGCGGCACTCGTGGCTTGGGCATGGCACTCGTTTTGCCGCCATGATGGACAGTGACAAATTCGAGATCAGGAGTGAGAAAACTCTCCGTCACCTCGATTTCATCGGTGCCAGGAAGACGCCGCACCACCTCACTTGTCTCGCCAAACGGCAACATCAGACCAATGGCTTGCTTGACCTGTTCAACATCGCCGCCCGGATTATCGGCCAGGTTGAGAATGAAACCGCCGCCGGTGCCTCCTTTCTCATAGACCTCACGCGCCTCGACAGCGATGCTCACCATGTCGTCCTCGAGAATCTGACCTTTATCGAGGTTCGCTTTCAGCTCGTCAAAGCGGGCTGCTTTCTTGAGAGAATCGGCGTCTCCAGCCGTCCTCAAAGTCTTACTGGCAAGAGGTAAGACGGTCTTGGCGATAGCGGTGGCCAGATCCGCTCCAAGATTCTGCGCATAGAAAGAACGAATATGCAGCAGATTAATGCCATCTCCGAGCGATTCGAGCAACACCGAATGCTCCTGAATGACAGCCCGTTTTAACGTGAACTCCTTCCGCTGACCGTTGCGTTCGACAGTCAAAGTCACCGGCGAATCGGCGGCTCCCCGAAGCAATTCAACTGCCTGATTGACAGTCTTGCCAGCCAGCGTCTGGTTGTCGACAGAAACGATGAGATCGCCCGGCTCAACTATCCCGTCAGCCGGAGTGCCTTTTTCAGCTCCGTTAGCAACCAGCTCGAACCCAGGACCAAGAGCAAGTCCGTCCTCGCCGACGAACTCAATTGGCACACCCGCGTCGGTGATTCCGGTCTTTATGATGTTGCCCGAAGGGTCCGGAGTGTAAGCGCGTTCGAGCGAGACTGTCATCATGCGCGCATCCGCAGATTGCCCACCGCGACGAATCGTCAGAGAGATCTTCGAACCCGGCTCACCGAACAGGGCTTTCTCGACCTCACCAATGGTCATTTCAGCGACCGCCCGATCTCCTATCTTGAGCACCACGTCACCATAATGCACGAGCCCGTACGAAGGACTACTCGACGGCGGTTCATGCACCAGCACGGTGAGACGACTACCGAGAGCAACATTGTCACGATTGTTCATACCGACATGGATACCCAATCCACCAAAGTTAGCCTTCCTCGTCTTGGTCTCTGTGACAGTGCGTTCCCGGCTCTGAACATAGTCGAAACGAAGATGCAGAGAGTCGCGCATCAGCCTTATCGCATTCAGTGTCGCCGCGTCCGATTTGAAAACGGCAGGCTCACTATCGAACTTGTGCTCCCACTCAGCGACCCACCGAGCTCGCTGAATCGGATCAGCCATATTGACCGGACTGTCAGGGCTGTAGTGAAACTGCATGTAGGCGCGCAAGGCACGCATATACATGCATTTGTAGTCAGGCTGTTCGGGGCAGCCCAGACGCGTTCCAACTTTCACAAGCTGTTCGATGGCGCGATTGGTGCCTTCTTCGGTCATCAAATCGCTGTTGTGGTCGAACTTGTGCTCCCACTCCGCTTTGAATGGCGCGACCTGGTTGTTATCGGCGAGCAACTCGAATATCTCCAGAATAGTCTGGAACTGATCGCGATAAAGCGGCAATCCGAGCGGCTCCTGCTGTGACTCTGCCTGTGCAGCGGGTGACACAGGCTGAGCCCGAGAAGCTGTGGGCGCTTGCTGGGCAAACGCCGCAGTTTCGAGCGATAGCATCGACAGCGCCACTGCGGCGACGCTTGCGAGCAAGAAGGACTTTTTCATTTCGAATGTCTCCATTTTGTCGCTACGCGACGATTCGAAGATTCGCGCCCTTGTTCAATGGCGCAAACCGATACAGGTTTCTAGATTTTGTGTCGATCCACCCTTCTTTGATGCCTGGTGGCGATCAAGCCAAACAACCACAAAACAACGCCAACCCATAGATCGGCGTCGTTTATTAGCGTTGAGGAGCAACGCTCAGTCGAAGTCAATAACCACCGGACGATCTCTGTGCTCGTGCCTGCTGATCAAGACTTCAACCGTTCGCCCCCTGCGTGTCACGACACCTATGTCACAGCGCACATTTGCGTTAGTAACCAGGACAATCAAATCGTTGGCTTGAGTAGGGCTGACGATCAACTTGTTCTCGTCCATGCCCAGGATTTCAGCCGTCGATTGCTTGATGGTCACTCTTTTCCGCCGCACACCATACGGAAGAAGCAGCGTGCCCCTGGCCGGTATGGTAATGCGATGCCCGCCGAACAGAGTCTTTCCATTGCGCTGCAGCTGGAACGACAACGCTTGCGGTGCAACATTGATCATGTGCACCAGGCGATCGCCTTCTTCCGACAGAGTGGAAGTGACCACAACTCCCGGACCATCCGCACCGACCAGTCTCCAGCGAGGCTCGACGCCCAGCGCACTCATGAGAGCGCGATAGAAATCGAGATCAGCCGGATAGTCGCAACCGAGCACAATCGCTTTGCCCTGACCGGCGTCTACTTCAACAGCGCACGGAAGCTGACTGGCTATTTCCGTGAGCAGAACATTGCACCGGCGACCATCCGAGCACGAAAGCAACTGCGCTTCCGTAACACGCTGATCGGGTCGCGGAGACACCCAGGAATGAGCCTTGACAGTCGGCCAATACGGACCGCTCTCTCGAACGGCGTCGACGACACGACCGGCACTTGTCAGACCCAGGGCGTCACCAAGTATGGTGCAAGCTTCACCATCGTGATCGCACTCAGGCAACAGACCGACAAGCAAAAGCTTGCCGCCCTTGAGCACATAATCAGCCAGATTCTGCTGCACCTGGCGCCCCAGAGTGCGTCCGGTCGCCAGAACAACAACAGGATACTGCGGCACCTCAGACTGCAGATTCACACAAGGGAATGAAAAGCCACCGAGCAGGAGAGCGCGAGTGAGAATGTCACGCGGGCCCATGCCACGATAGCGCTCCAGGTCTGCAACCTGCTCTGACCGCAGACGCGAAGCCGGATGATGATACTCGCTCAGGTAATGGTCCAGGACCAGCCCGAGAGCAAAACCATCATTCTCTTCTGCACTTGTGCTGAGGATATCACGCACGCCATTCACAGACGCCATCGCCTGAGCTATGGCGTGATAAGTGGCGTTCACCTGACCATCAGGAGCAATCGGCGCGGCATAGCCATGCAACTGCCCGGTCGAAGCCAGCCTATCGATGCCATCGTCAGCGGTGCCGAAAGAAGGGTTCTCGCCGCCGGCCAACATGTAGAAGTTGAGCAAACGGAAACCCTGGGCAGTGCTCAAGATAGTTTTGAGCTTGACCGCCTCGGGTGCATACAGTTCGCCCATATCGAAACCGTAATTTCCTGTGCCGGCTTCGAACTCCATCGCTGTGGCTGGACGTTCTCCAAGAGTCGCCTTCAACATAGCATTGACGACATAGAGGTCAGCGACGTTGGCCACGGTCAGGTCGCCCAGATAGAGATCAGAACCAGCAGTGATCTGATCTGCCGTCGCC contains these protein-coding regions:
- a CDS encoding phosphoenolpyruvate carboxykinase (GTP), whose protein sequence is MTKLRYLTPATAHERVRNKELARRIRVAVQLCQPKNVLICDGSKFEYDELCAQMVETGTLIRLNEKLRPNSYAARSDPSDVARVEDRTFICSKNPDDVGPTNKWMDSDDAMTILCGRLDGSMRGRTMFVVPFAMADLEGKICQLGVQISDSPYVAVTKRTMTRLGARILKKLGPDGQFIPCMHSVGAPLEEGQEDVPWPCNETKYICHFKDTGEIWSVGSGYGGNAILGKKCLALRIGSNIARKEGWLAEHMLILGLESPEGKKIFVAAAFPSSCGKTNLAMLKPPAQFSDWKVTTIGDDIAWIYKGEDGRAWAVNPEFGFFGVAPGTSFATNPNAMEALARDCIFTNVALTDDGDVWWEGMTEEKPAHLIDWLGQDWTPDCGRPAAHPNARYTCPITNCPSLDPEWDNPNGVPLSAILFGGRRATTSPLVVEANDWLSGVFMGATLGSETTAAAVGVVGKVRRDPFAMLPFCGYHMGRYFAHWLKFGAELTEQPLIFGVNWFRKGPDGKFLWPGYGDNMRVLKWIFERTQGTADAHPSALGMVPSFGDIDLTGLNLDEAQFNRLMNIDPSEWRAELDSQGELFDMLGVEVPVQLLERKAELEAAFAEKA
- a CDS encoding amino acid permease, producing MTDVIARLTATLPNDVSHGRGESHRHLGWLMLALLGIGATIGAGIFVMPGRIASLAGPAGAISIAVTSIYFCAIGNRYERFSAVVPHGVSAYSYTYHTLGELAAWVVGWGLFIEYFMGTAAVAIGFSEYLRTAVNFGLPEFLCGWSKDGRFGVDLIAVSCVLTITLLLIKVGTHKPAWINAIMVGLKLTLLALFIGAGASSINPDNWHPFLPVGWNGVMQGAALFVFPFVGFDALYTFARESKSLRDTKIATFVCVLGVAVLYLLVFMVLTGLAPSFVPAGDGVLAANPLFSGSESAAPLAKVLISTGHDLVAKLIALGAVVGLFNVVFVMIQGAPRIFRNMAEDGILPHKFENLNFGIVVTGVVCAIFAGFVPFGEISEMMVLGTLVAFLAVGAGSLRLPNLTWVDYLSATVVIVCSIGLVFYLNPMVRQVYLISCPVGLVIYFAYGFRHSKLGKSLRRA
- a CDS encoding PDZ domain-containing protein, translating into METFEMKKSFLLASVAAVALSMLSLETAAFAQQAPTASRAQPVSPAAQAESQQEPLGLPLYRDQFQTILEIFELLADNNQVAPFKAEWEHKFDHNSDLMTEEGTNRAIEQLVKVGTRLGCPEQPDYKCMYMRALRAYMQFHYSPDSPVNMADPIQRARWVAEWEHKFDSEPAVFKSDAATLNAIRLMRDSLHLRFDYVQSRERTVTETKTRKANFGGLGIHVGMNNRDNVALGSRLTVLVHEPPSSSPSYGLVHYGDVVLKIGDRAVAEMTIGEVEKALFGEPGSKISLTIRRGGQSADARMMTVSLERAYTPDPSGNIIKTGITDAGVPIEFVGEDGLALGPGFELVANGAEKGTPADGIVEPGDLIVSVDNQTLAGKTVNQAVELLRGAADSPVTLTVERNGQRKEFTLKRAVIQEHSVLLESLGDGINLLHIRSFYAQNLGADLATAIAKTVLPLASKTLRTAGDADSLKKAARFDELKANLDKGQILEDDMVSIAVEAREVYEKGGTGGGFILNLADNPGGDVEQVKQAIGLMLPFGETSEVVRRLPGTDEIEVTESFLTPDLEFVTVHHGGKTSAMPKPRVPLLLPSNLPFVIIINGSSASGSEWLAGVMQSNHRARLHGLGSRGKSEGQSGVDIPYGFSLHVTNFEFFPGGQKSNVTGLVVDKEVLGDLTAMVNSAREEIYALNKQQLLRFDATQKQSRARIEGFERKVRERAAVDGMPLEQQDPVYLQ